Proteins co-encoded in one Leucobacter exalbidus genomic window:
- the mqo gene encoding malate dehydrogenase (quinone), whose amino-acid sequence MSKNTVDVVLIGGGIMSATLGTLIQQVQPDWTIELFESRSEVATESSNGWNNAGTGHAALCELNYMPEAKDGTMSPSKAININEQFQLSRQWWSTLVERGVLSEPSSFINSTPHMTFVRGAENVDYLRRRFEILKQEPLFSDMEFSDDPEVIAEWAPLLIDRRAKDDVFAATRSTSGTDVDFGSLTHQLIDHMSEQGANVHLGTEVRKLRRRADGTWDVFTRNLAGYGTEVVNAKFVFVGGGGGALSLLQSSGIPEIKGFGGFPISGKFLMCDDPKIVALHDAKVYGKAAVGAPPMSVPHLDTRVIDGKKSILFGPYAGFSPNFLKNGSWWDLPGSIRAHNLGPMIKVGLTEFGLEKYLLGELMASREKQMETLRQYLPAAQTSDWKLITAGQRVQVMKNDPEKGGVLQFGTEVIVGGEGTISGLLGASPGASTAVHAMLGVLEKCFPEQFGKNWKKTFKSQIPAFGEGLNGDLAKAKASLTHTAGVLGLLPVTIGETAAVEATDSK is encoded by the coding sequence GTGAGTAAGAACACGGTAGATGTCGTCCTAATTGGCGGTGGCATCATGAGCGCCACCCTCGGTACCCTCATTCAGCAGGTGCAGCCTGACTGGACGATCGAGCTCTTTGAGTCGCGCAGCGAAGTCGCGACCGAGAGCTCGAACGGCTGGAACAACGCGGGCACCGGCCACGCGGCCCTCTGCGAGCTGAACTACATGCCCGAGGCCAAAGACGGCACCATGTCGCCGTCCAAAGCGATCAACATTAACGAGCAGTTTCAGCTGTCTCGTCAGTGGTGGTCCACCCTCGTCGAGCGTGGTGTGCTGTCAGAACCCTCGTCATTCATCAACTCGACCCCGCACATGACCTTTGTGCGCGGCGCCGAGAACGTGGATTACCTGCGCCGCCGCTTCGAGATTCTGAAGCAGGAGCCCCTGTTCTCAGACATGGAGTTCAGCGACGACCCCGAGGTCATCGCCGAGTGGGCACCGCTGCTGATCGATCGCCGCGCGAAAGACGATGTCTTCGCCGCGACCCGTTCAACGAGCGGCACCGACGTTGACTTTGGTTCGCTGACGCACCAGCTCATCGACCACATGTCTGAGCAGGGCGCCAACGTGCACCTCGGCACCGAGGTGCGCAAGCTGCGCCGCCGGGCCGACGGCACCTGGGACGTCTTCACGCGCAACCTCGCCGGTTATGGCACCGAGGTCGTCAACGCGAAGTTCGTCTTCGTGGGCGGTGGCGGCGGGGCACTCTCGCTGCTGCAGAGCTCGGGCATCCCCGAGATCAAGGGCTTCGGGGGGTTCCCCATCAGTGGCAAGTTCTTGATGTGCGACGACCCCAAGATTGTGGCGCTGCACGACGCCAAGGTCTACGGCAAGGCCGCGGTGGGTGCACCCCCGATGTCGGTGCCGCACCTCGACACCCGCGTCATCGACGGCAAGAAGAGCATCCTCTTCGGCCCGTACGCCGGCTTCAGCCCCAACTTCTTGAAGAACGGTTCGTGGTGGGATCTGCCCGGATCGATCCGCGCCCACAACCTGGGCCCCATGATCAAGGTGGGCCTGACCGAGTTTGGGCTTGAGAAGTACCTCCTCGGCGAGCTCATGGCGAGCCGCGAGAAGCAGATGGAGACGCTGCGCCAGTACCTGCCGGCCGCTCAGACGAGTGACTGGAAGCTGATCACCGCCGGTCAGCGCGTGCAGGTTATGAAGAACGACCCCGAAAAGGGTGGCGTGCTGCAGTTCGGCACCGAGGTCATCGTCGGCGGCGAGGGCACCATCTCGGGTCTGCTCGGCGCATCGCCCGGCGCTTCGACCGCGGTGCACGCCATGCTCGGTGTGCTCGAGAAGTGCTTCCCTGAGCAGTTCGGCAAGAACTGGAAGAAGACGTTCAAGAGCCAGATCCCCGCATTCGGCGAGGGCCTGAATGGCGACCTGGCGAAGGCGAAGGCGTCGCTGACGCACACCGCTGGCGTGCTCGGCCTGCTCCCCGTGACGATCGGTGAGACGGCCGCCGTCGAGGCCACCGACTCTAAGTAA
- a CDS encoding amidohydrolase family protein, with product MHSDAPLLTPSAFESVQLIDHHCHGVVEHQLARPEFESMMTESNWDAPAGTTVFDSQLGTAIRRWCAPLLDLDPHVSAERYLERRAELAPSEVNARLLRGAGIDRYLIETGYRGDDILSPQGMADRAGATADAVVRLERLAEQLAPQLQSATDYAESFRAQLRTELTTAVGVKTIAAYRLGLDFNPVRPTDAEVAAAAAGWLREIEGGAEPRLDDAVLIRFGIWCAVDEQQAIQFHIGFGDPDVDLHRCDPLLLTEWLRLTRESGARVLLLHCYPFHRNAGYLAHAFPHVYCDVGLAINYVGARAPQIIAESLELTPFDKALFSSDAFGLAELYLLGAHLFRRGLLRVINEWIGAGEWDAATGEALIRKICADNAVRAYQLDERPRFVMAGATS from the coding sequence GTGCACTCCGACGCACCCCTGCTCACTCCCTCGGCCTTCGAATCGGTGCAGCTGATCGACCATCACTGCCACGGCGTGGTGGAGCATCAGCTCGCCAGGCCCGAATTCGAAAGCATGATGACGGAATCGAACTGGGATGCGCCAGCGGGCACGACCGTGTTCGACTCCCAGCTGGGCACCGCGATCAGGCGATGGTGCGCCCCGCTGCTCGACCTTGATCCGCACGTGAGCGCCGAACGGTATCTTGAGCGCCGGGCCGAGCTCGCCCCCAGCGAAGTGAACGCGCGGTTGCTGCGCGGGGCGGGCATCGACCGCTACCTGATCGAGACCGGATACCGGGGCGATGACATCCTGTCGCCCCAGGGCATGGCCGATCGCGCCGGTGCCACGGCCGACGCGGTAGTGCGGCTGGAGCGCTTGGCCGAGCAGCTGGCCCCGCAGCTGCAGTCTGCCACCGACTACGCCGAGAGCTTCCGTGCGCAGCTGCGCACCGAACTCACGACCGCCGTGGGTGTGAAAACGATTGCTGCTTACCGGCTCGGGCTCGACTTTAATCCCGTGCGTCCCACCGATGCCGAGGTCGCCGCGGCCGCCGCTGGCTGGCTGCGCGAGATCGAAGGCGGGGCCGAACCGCGCCTCGACGACGCGGTGCTGATTCGCTTCGGTATCTGGTGCGCCGTCGACGAGCAGCAGGCGATTCAGTTTCACATCGGGTTTGGCGACCCCGATGTCGACCTGCACCGGTGCGACCCGCTGCTGCTCACCGAGTGGCTGAGGCTCACTCGTGAGTCGGGGGCCCGCGTGCTGCTGCTGCACTGCTACCCGTTCCACCGCAACGCGGGGTACCTGGCCCATGCGTTTCCGCATGTGTACTGTGACGTGGGGTTGGCCATCAACTACGTGGGAGCCCGCGCACCGCAGATCATCGCCGAATCCCTCGAACTCACCCCGTTCGATAAGGCGCTATTCTCTTCAGACGCGTTTGGGCTCGCTGAGCTCTACCTGCTCGGGGCACACCTCTTCAGGCGTGGGCTGCTGCGCGTGATCAACGAGTGGATCGGTGCAGGCGAGTGGGATGCGGCGACCGGCGAAGCGCTGATTCGCAAGATCTGCGCAGACAACGCGGTGCGTGCCTACCAGCTCGACGAACGGCCCCGATTTGTGATGGCGGGAGCGACCTCATGA
- a CDS encoding glycerate kinase, with translation MRIVIAPDKFKGSLDAAEVCAHLAAGIRAVLPAAEICTAPMADGGEGTVDAAIAAGFARRTRQVTGPLGAPVHASFALRDDQAVIELAAASGLLLIDEPDRDALAADTRGTGELIAAALDEGARRIVLAVGGSASTDGGTGILKALGAKFLDAAGRVLAPGGGALHTLDRIDLAGFDPRIFKTDIVLASDVDHLLTGDFGAARVFAPQKGASESQVELLEAGLQRLAEVVRGLLPGVPDHAISPGAGAAGGVGFGALAMLGARRRAGAEIVAEVIDLAGLVQGAAHRADLVITGEGSFDAQSLGGKTPMGVLGVARELGVPTVLVCGRALGGAEVWRDAGFSACHAVSELAPDAATSMRDAGVYLERIGSEIARTLV, from the coding sequence ATGCGTATCGTCATCGCGCCCGATAAGTTCAAGGGCTCCCTCGACGCCGCCGAGGTGTGCGCGCATCTCGCCGCCGGCATCCGTGCGGTGCTGCCCGCGGCCGAGATCTGCACGGCCCCCATGGCCGACGGCGGCGAGGGCACCGTCGATGCCGCGATCGCCGCCGGTTTCGCCCGCCGCACCCGCCAAGTCACCGGGCCGCTCGGCGCCCCGGTGCACGCAAGCTTCGCGCTGCGCGACGACCAGGCCGTCATCGAGCTCGCGGCGGCCTCGGGGCTGCTGCTGATCGATGAGCCCGATCGCGACGCGCTCGCCGCCGATACCCGCGGCACCGGCGAACTCATCGCGGCCGCCCTCGACGAGGGGGCGCGTCGCATCGTGCTCGCGGTGGGCGGCAGCGCTTCAACCGACGGCGGCACGGGCATACTCAAGGCGCTCGGCGCGAAGTTTCTCGACGCCGCGGGTCGCGTTCTCGCCCCCGGCGGCGGGGCGCTCCACACGCTCGACCGCATCGATCTGGCGGGCTTCGACCCCCGCATCTTCAAGACCGACATCGTGCTCGCGAGCGACGTCGACCACCTCCTCACAGGCGATTTCGGGGCCGCACGCGTGTTCGCCCCGCAAAAGGGCGCCTCTGAATCGCAGGTCGAACTGCTCGAGGCGGGGCTGCAACGCCTCGCTGAGGTGGTGCGGGGGCTGCTGCCTGGGGTTCCGGATCATGCGATCTCCCCCGGCGCCGGGGCAGCCGGCGGCGTGGGATTTGGGGCGCTGGCGATGCTTGGGGCGCGCAGGCGTGCGGGTGCCGAGATCGTCGCCGAAGTGATCGACCTCGCGGGTCTCGTGCAGGGCGCCGCGCACCGCGCCGATCTCGTGATTACCGGCGAGGGCTCGTTCGATGCGCAAAGCCTCGGCGGCAAAACCCCCATGGGGGTGCTGGGCGTCGCGCGCGAGCTCGGAGTGCCCACCGTATTGGTGTGCGGGCGGGCCCTGGGCGGCGCCGAGGTATGGCGCGATGCCGGGTTCAGCGCCTGTCACGCTGTCTCAGAGCTGGCGCCCGACGCGGCCACGAGCATGCGTGACGCTGGGGTCTACCTCGAGCGCATCGGGAGCGAGATTGCGCGCACCCTGGTGTAG
- a CDS encoding DUF6941 family protein: protein MRVAAAFLADAANVREGTLSVLSGFINTINREEYPAPLGATLVVVVEYDENEARRGEQQRTFRARCEPSIGGAEIFNIEGQFSLESSADAFGYIPMVFALQEVEIPMTGSYRIIFEGDGLERVDVRFYANSTTMPDLDNELAKD, encoded by the coding sequence ATGCGTGTTGCGGCAGCTTTTCTTGCAGATGCGGCGAATGTTCGAGAGGGCACCTTAAGCGTGCTCTCGGGGTTCATCAACACGATCAACCGAGAGGAGTACCCGGCGCCCCTCGGCGCCACCCTCGTTGTGGTGGTCGAGTACGACGAAAACGAGGCCCGGCGCGGTGAGCAGCAGCGCACCTTCCGTGCCCGCTGCGAACCCTCAATCGGCGGCGCCGAGATCTTCAACATCGAGGGCCAGTTCAGCCTCGAATCGAGCGCTGACGCGTTCGGCTACATTCCGATGGTGTTCGCGCTGCAAGAGGTCGAGATCCCCATGACCGGCAGCTACCGGATCATCTTTGAAGGCGACGGCCTCGAACGCGTCGACGTGCGGTTCTACGCGAACAGCACCACCATGCCCGACCTCGATAACGAACTCGCAAAGGACTAA
- a CDS encoding HAD-IIB family hydrolase has translation MTLPTLVAFDLDDTLAPSKSPAPERILDALAGLLKRTTVAVISGGNFEQFETQLVSRLDSYAGLTEADLENLHLLPTCGTRYERREAGRWVTVYKEDLTAEERDSALVALREEAERLELWERDTWGDVLEDRGSQVTFSALGQRAPVDAKMAWDPTGAKKNALRAAVAAKLPELEVRSGGSTSVDITRRGIDKAYGMRKLEAHTGISLDDMLFIGDRLDPEGNDYPVKALGVTCHAVEGWEDTAAYLEQLLAA, from the coding sequence GTGACCCTCCCCACGCTCGTCGCGTTTGACCTCGACGACACCCTCGCACCCTCAAAGTCGCCCGCCCCCGAGCGCATCCTCGATGCCCTCGCAGGCCTGCTCAAGCGCACCACCGTCGCGGTCATCTCGGGCGGCAACTTCGAGCAGTTCGAGACGCAGCTCGTCTCGCGCCTCGACTCCTACGCCGGTCTCACCGAAGCCGACCTCGAAAACCTGCACCTGCTGCCCACCTGCGGCACCCGGTACGAGCGCCGCGAAGCCGGCCGCTGGGTGACCGTGTACAAGGAAGACCTCACCGCCGAAGAACGCGATAGCGCCCTCGTCGCGCTGCGCGAAGAAGCCGAACGGCTGGAACTGTGGGAGCGCGACACCTGGGGCGATGTGCTCGAGGATCGCGGTTCACAGGTCACCTTCTCGGCGCTCGGCCAGCGCGCCCCCGTCGACGCCAAAATGGCGTGGGATCCCACGGGAGCCAAGAAGAACGCCCTGCGCGCAGCGGTCGCGGCAAAGCTCCCCGAGCTTGAGGTACGCAGCGGCGGATCCACCTCGGTCGACATCACCCGCCGCGGCATCGACAAGGCCTACGGCATGCGCAAGCTCGAAGCACACACCGGCATCTCGCTCGACGACATGCTGTTCATCGGCGACCGGCTCGACCCCGAGGGCAACGATTACCCGGTGAAGGCGCTCGGCGTCACCTGCCACGCGGTCGAAGGCTGGGAAGACACCGCCGCATACCTCGAGCAGTTGCTCGCCGCCTAA
- a CDS encoding M20 metallopeptidase family protein, whose product MMNDDATPTELIPTAPTDAESNGTEVASAAATGTAATGTAETGTAATGTAATGAEVNGTEAARALLARTLLKRTTEHAVAASLLREELHQHPHISGEEEPTAAWIAERMPTEMQRVADVGRIGRIGPDAGPAIAVRSELDALPIIERTGATFGSTNGAMHACGHDVHQAALIALSRAAAECELPYALVPFLQPREEAYPSGALDIVGAGVLAEQGVAAVLAAHVHPGIARGAVATGKGPTNAAADEVHVTVHGRGGHGAYPHEAANPIGVLAQIVVGLPAVVARTVSPMHPAVLTVGRFTAGDAANVIPAEAHAAATLRTMDRGDRPKIHEALRTYVEAQAASFGVTAEVTITTGEPVLENDPDLVDRVDDQLRHAGFIVSEPMRSCGADDFSFYSEQIPGVMAFVGVETEGATLQPSLHHAQFLPDADAVRRVALALAAAYLGACDELDQRASIAGAHV is encoded by the coding sequence ATGATGAACGATGACGCGACGCCCACCGAGCTGATCCCCACTGCGCCGACTGATGCTGAATCAAACGGTACTGAAGTGGCCAGCGCTGCAGCGACCGGCACCGCAGCGACCGGCACCGCAGAGACCGGCACCGCAGCGACCGGCACCGCAGCGACCGGTGCTGAGGTGAATGGCACCGAAGCAGCCCGTGCGCTGCTTGCCCGCACCCTGCTCAAGCGCACCACCGAGCACGCCGTGGCCGCAAGCCTGCTGCGCGAGGAGCTGCACCAGCACCCCCATATTTCGGGGGAAGAGGAGCCGACCGCGGCCTGGATCGCTGAGCGCATGCCCACCGAAATGCAGCGGGTGGCAGACGTGGGGCGCATCGGCCGCATCGGGCCAGACGCTGGCCCCGCGATCGCAGTGCGCTCAGAGCTCGACGCTCTGCCGATCATCGAGCGCACGGGCGCGACGTTTGGCTCCACCAACGGGGCCATGCACGCCTGCGGCCACGACGTGCACCAGGCCGCGCTCATCGCGCTGAGCCGAGCCGCTGCCGAGTGCGAGCTGCCCTACGCGCTGGTGCCGTTTCTGCAGCCGAGAGAAGAAGCGTACCCCTCGGGGGCGCTCGACATCGTCGGCGCGGGCGTGCTCGCCGAGCAGGGCGTCGCCGCGGTGCTGGCCGCCCACGTGCACCCCGGCATTGCCCGCGGCGCGGTCGCCACGGGCAAGGGCCCCACGAACGCCGCAGCCGATGAGGTGCACGTGACCGTGCACGGTCGCGGCGGGCACGGCGCCTACCCGCACGAGGCCGCAAACCCCATCGGTGTGCTCGCGCAGATCGTCGTCGGGCTCCCCGCCGTGGTCGCGCGCACCGTTTCCCCGATGCACCCGGCCGTGTTGACCGTCGGCCGCTTCACCGCGGGCGACGCCGCCAACGTGATCCCGGCCGAAGCGCACGCCGCCGCCACCCTGCGCACGATGGATCGCGGTGACCGGCCCAAGATCCACGAGGCACTGCGCACCTACGTCGAAGCACAGGCCGCATCATTCGGGGTGACCGCAGAGGTGACCATCACCACGGGCGAACCCGTGCTTGAGAATGATCCGGATCTCGTTGATCGCGTCGATGACCAGCTGCGGCACGCAGGGTTCATCGTGAGCGAGCCCATGCGCTCGTGCGGGGCCGACGATTTCTCGTTCTATTCAGAGCAGATCCCCGGGGTGATGGCGTTCGTCGGCGTCGAAACCGAGGGCGCCACACTGCAGCCGAGCCTGCACCACGCTCAATTTCTGCCCGATGCTGACGCGGTGCGGCGCGTGGCTCTCGCGCTCGCCGCCGCGTACCTGGGCGCGTGCGACGAGCTCGACCAGCGCGCATCGATCGCGGGCGCGCATGTCTAA
- a CDS encoding APC family permease — protein sequence MSESAVRTGDGVAEATSGRKLRVWEVTALSVGFMGPVMAMALNGIGVAGLVGKSVPFTFLLAFIGTLFVGYGFIRLTSYFSHAGSVYALAGATIGPRAGFFGGFALLGTYLFFAACILGATGVFFAAWAEEFGGFWTSVPWLLVALVVAALVILLNVRESRIVMRILFVIGAVGIAAMLVLAVVIFVKVGSGTGPVPGATIDLSTFLPGDATGVGVLTASVFAFLSWAGFESGSSLGEETENPKRAIPRALLGAIIVAGVLYAIMMFAQTIGYGTDPEGIANFAGANSTLTSLSTMYISREYAMLIAFIAFVVAFASVLSSTAAAARLVYALARDGFGPKRLGVANPRTKVPVAAVITTVVIAFALAAGLTVFGGTAFDVYYWYATIATLCMVVAYGMTSVGAITYVLRGNSKIPKWEIILPILGLIYLAFVYAIQVIGQEAPYTYFPWIAGAWCLVGLVIILARPGLAQRIGSRLTTEDLD from the coding sequence ATGTCTGAAAGCGCTGTTCGTACCGGTGACGGGGTGGCCGAGGCCACCAGCGGTCGCAAACTACGGGTCTGGGAAGTCACCGCACTGTCGGTGGGATTCATGGGGCCCGTGATGGCCATGGCCCTGAACGGCATCGGCGTCGCGGGGCTCGTAGGTAAATCGGTGCCCTTCACCTTTCTGCTCGCCTTCATCGGCACATTGTTCGTGGGCTACGGCTTCATTCGGCTGACGAGCTACTTCAGCCATGCCGGATCGGTGTATGCCCTCGCCGGCGCCACCATCGGGCCGCGCGCCGGATTCTTTGGCGGGTTCGCCCTGCTCGGCACCTACCTGTTCTTCGCCGCCTGCATTCTGGGCGCCACCGGGGTGTTCTTCGCCGCGTGGGCTGAGGAGTTTGGTGGGTTCTGGACGAGCGTGCCCTGGCTGCTCGTCGCCCTCGTGGTCGCGGCCCTCGTCATTTTGCTCAACGTGCGTGAATCACGCATCGTGATGCGCATTCTGTTCGTCATCGGCGCGGTCGGTATCGCCGCGATGCTGGTGCTCGCCGTCGTGATCTTTGTGAAGGTGGGCTCGGGCACCGGCCCCGTGCCCGGCGCCACGATTGACCTCAGCACCTTCTTGCCCGGCGACGCCACCGGCGTGGGTGTGCTGACCGCCTCGGTGTTCGCGTTCCTGTCGTGGGCCGGGTTTGAATCGGGCAGCTCACTCGGCGAAGAAACCGAGAACCCCAAGCGCGCCATTCCCCGTGCACTGCTCGGAGCGATCATCGTCGCCGGTGTGCTCTACGCGATCATGATGTTCGCCCAGACGATTGGCTACGGCACCGATCCCGAGGGCATCGCCAACTTCGCGGGCGCCAACTCCACGCTCACCAGCCTCAGCACGATGTACATCAGCCGCGAATACGCGATGCTGATCGCCTTCATCGCATTCGTAGTGGCCTTCGCCTCGGTGCTCAGCTCCACCGCTGCCGCCGCGCGCCTCGTGTACGCGCTCGCCCGCGACGGCTTCGGCCCCAAGCGCCTCGGCGTCGCGAACCCGCGCACGAAGGTGCCCGTCGCCGCCGTCATCACCACCGTGGTGATTGCGTTCGCGCTCGCCGCAGGCCTGACCGTGTTTGGCGGCACCGCCTTTGACGTCTACTACTGGTACGCCACGATCGCCACGCTGTGCATGGTGGTGGCCTACGGCATGACCTCGGTCGGCGCCATCACCTACGTGTTGCGTGGCAACAGCAAGATCCCCAAATGGGAAATCATCTTGCCGATACTCGGCCTCATCTACCTGGCCTTTGTCTACGCGATTCAGGTGATTGGGCAAGAAGCCCCGTACACCTACTTCCCGTGGATCGCGGGCGCCTGGTGCCTCGTGGGGCTCGTCATTATCTTGGCCCGACCGGGGCTGGCCCAGCGCATCGGCAGCAGGCTCACGACCGAAGACCTCGACTAG